DNA sequence from the Paenibacillus azoreducens genome:
ATCCCGGAACAGCGTCATGCCGAGCGGTATCGTATACAATTCCTTGGTTTGCAGGAAGATCAGCGGGTTTTGGTAGTCGTTCCAGGACCAAATGAATTTGATGATGGCTACGGTTGCCAGCACAGGCCGGCAGAGCGGAACGATGACCGAGAAAAACGTTCTTAAATGACCCGCGCCGTCGATTTTTGCCGCCTCAATAAATTCGTCGCTGATGCCAACCATGAATTGGCGCAGCAAAAAGGTGAAGTAGATCGAGAACATACTCATCAAAATCAACGCGACATGGGTATCATATAGGCCCAACCAGCGGATCAGCATAAAGCGCGGAATGAGCGTAGCCTGATCCGGAATGATCATAAAAGCAAGCAGTGCCGTAAAGACGATGTTTCTCCCGCGGAATTTCAGCTTCGTGAACGAATATGCCGCCATCGTCGACACAAGCAATGTAACGAAAGTCACGATTATAGCGACTTTGATGGAGTTCATGTATATATGTATAAAAGGTACTTTCCCCATCCAAACCGCTTTGAAATTGTACACCACATTGATGGATTTGGGAATCCACTCAATCGGGAACCGCATGACGTCCTTTTCGAATTTAAAGGCTGACGACAGCATCCATATAAACGGAATCAAGAAGAAAATGGACAATACAGCCATTAAAATTGTAGTGATTATTTTCGTGAAGTTTTTACGGATAAACAGCATAATGTCATCTCCTCCCTTAAGAATCCTCTCTTCTCATTTTCCATGTTGCTGCCGTAATGATCCCGATAATGGCAAACAACAACCAGGATATAGCGGATGCATAACCCATGTTATAGTTCACGAATCCTTCCTCGTAAATCCGGAACACGATTACCGTCGAAGAATTATCCGGTCCGCCTTCTGTCAGGTAGGAGATAATATCGAATACTTTAAATGAACCGATCAGCATCGTTATCAGCAAGAAAAAGGTCGTAGAGCGAAGCAAAGGAACCGTGATTTTGAAAAATTTCGTCAACCCGGTCGCGCCGTCGATCTCCGCAGCTTCATAAAGCTCGCTTGAGATGTTCGTCAGACCGGCCAAATAAATGATAATCGTATATCCGAGTCCTGCCCACGCGCTTATGATCGCGATCGCGATCAGAGACGTCTTCGGATCCACGAGCCATTTCGGCGGATTGGAAATTCCGATGTCCATCAGGAACTGGTTAATCGGTCCAAGCGATGGATGGAATAATGCGCTCCATACGGCTGCAACCGCAATGATAGACGAAATATAAGGGATAAAAAATACGACTTTAAAATAATCCTTAAAAAATACTTTGTTGTGAATGATTACGGCCAGGACGAGTGCGATCGCAATTGGCACAGGCACTGTCAGCACCGTGTAGAGCAGGTTGTTTTTCAAGGCCTTCATAATCGTAGGATCCTGGAACATGTGAATGTAGTTTTCCAGTCCTGCGAATTTAATGCCCGACATCCCTGAAAGCAAATTCCAGGAAGTAAAACTCAAATACAGAGAAAAGCCGAGCGCAAATACATTGAGCAGCAGCATCCCGACAATTTCCGGGGCGAGAAATAACCAGCCGACTAATGCTTCCTTGCGTTTCGGAGTCCAAAATTTTCGAGGATTTTGAAGCTTCTCCGTCGGGTAACTCGGTTTAGCAGCTTCCACTTCGCATCACCTCAACATGAATTAGTTGACTTAATCATAAAGTAAACGAAGTTTCCACAAAGGACGGATTCTGACTTGATACGGGTAAAATTTTGACTTTTCTCTCCATAAAGTACGTGTTCAAAAAGGCCGGTTTTCAGCACCGAGAAGGTTGGATGAAGCTAAGGACTGAGGAGCGGAGCGTACGTAGTGGGTACGTGAGCACCGGAAGGCCTGGCTGAATTCAAGATTCGATGTCGTTCCAGCTTCCTGATTCACTTCGTGTTAGATATAGGATTTATAAGTTATCAGCTACGCTGATGAAATTCTATATCGCAAGAAAACCTACCTATGCATCGCGGTCGCTCATCCTTGAGTTACTTCGATTGGTTTTCTTATCAAAAGCGGACTTTTTGAACATCCTCTTAAAGAAAACGGGACCGTTCCCCTCAATCCTCAGATCGGATCGGAAGAAACGGCCCCGCATCAAATAATTGCCAAAGGCAATCTATCGGGCGTATTTGTTGACGGCATACTTTGTTTTATATTCACTTGGCGTCATGCCGATGTATTTCTTAAACACTTTGGAAAAATAAGTCCGATCCGAATACCCCAGCCCCATCGCAAGCGATTCGAGCGTCTGGCCCGAGGTTTTCATCATCTTCGCGGCGATGGTCATTTTGTATTGATGGACGTAATCCGTAAAATTGACGCCAGTCAAACGCTTAAAATAACGCGAAAAATAGCTGGAGTTCAGGTATAAATAACGCGCCATGTCAATGGACGTGATATTATCGGCTAAATGCTGATCGATAAACTGCTGGATCTGCTGCAATTTAGGCTCTTGTGCGGACGAGACGGCATTCCCTTGTTTATTTTGGGCAATAAAAACCAGCTGCCTTTCGGCAAGCTCAAGCACATCCTCCAAGGTTCTGGCTGCGGAAAGATAGCTGTATCTCGCTTCATCCGCTTTTCTTCCCGAAAACATCATAGCGACGCCGCGCAAAAAAAGAGTGACCTCTTGCACGAACTCATTTGGCTCAAACCGTTTCTCCCGGACTTTGGCGCCAATAGAAACTATCATATCGTGGATGCAATGGACGTCGTTTTTTAAGACCGCGCGTTCCAAGTCCGCTTTATAGGCATCCAATGACCCATGAGGAAACGGCAGGAATACACGCTGCATATGAAGCTGCATATCCGCCACCTTCTGATCGTCGCCCTCGTAGAACCCATGTTTGTGATGAATGATTTGATGGTAGCAGTTTCCGACAGCCCGCAAATCCATTTTATCGTTGACCGTCACGATGTTCAGCTGCAATTTTAAAAATTGCGCTGTTCTTGACCGCAGCTCATCCATATATCTTTGAAAATACGGGCAGACATTATCCGCCAGATTCAGCCGGTAGTTGTATAACACGATCAGGTTGTCCTGATCCAGGAACGGAGTGATTCCTTCATACGCTGCCGAAAGCTCCACCGCGATATTGTAAATGGCATAAGTGATCAGTGACAAATTGTTCCGGACGTACAACGTTTCGTACGAAGAATAGTGGAGATTGACCACTCCCAGCATAAACCAAGGGTATCCCCAGGAAATGCCGATCCCTGCGGCATACTCTACCGTTGACTCGGGATGCCCTCCGTCAATGACTCGCTGGATCAGACCCTGCTTGAATAGTTCTCTATTATAATGCGATGCTTTCTGCCCCATAGGGGCGGATTTCTTCTGCAAAAAGAGAATTGATTTATTTAAGCTTTGTTCCAGTTGGTCCGGCGTCAATTGATCTTTAAGCAAGTAGTCATCCGCATTCAGCTTAACCGCCTGTTGCGCGTAATGAAAGTCTTCGTGGCAGGTCAAAAAGATAACGCGGATATCGGGCTTCATGCTGCGAAAAGCCGCCGCCAGCTCGATTCCGTTTTTCTGCGGCAATCCGATATCCGTAATCACGATATCAGGCCATGTTTCTTTAAAAAGATGCAGCGCTTTGGCGCTGGAATAAGTCGTTCCAACAATGTTCAGCTGAAGCGCTTCCCACTCGATCATTTGCTGCAGTACTTTAAGCATCGGGACATCATCATCAATCAGCATTACTTTATGCATCACATTGCATTCCTCCTTGCAAAACTAACCCCACAAAGTGAACCGCGGCCTTCGAAGTTTATTCCGATTACTTTGCGGGGAGCCCCCTTATCATTAATAAATTCTTTATTGCAAAGAAAGCCTGGTCGAATGAATTGGAATTTGAATCCGGGCCGTGATTCCGTTATGCATATTTGTACCCAGCGAAAGCGTGGCCTCGGGGCCGAATGAAAGCTTGAGCCTTTGAGCGATATTGATCAGTCCGACCCTTTGGTATGAAGGATCCGGTTCGCGATCGCAGTTCAGCAGAAGATCATTTAACCGGCACAGCTGTTCTTCCTCCATGCCTTCACCATTATTTTCGATTTCGATCCGAATACAGTCGTCTTTCTTGTGGGCGGAAATCCAAACCTTCGCATCCGGGTGGTCCACGAATCCATGGACGATGGCGTTTTCAATTATGGGTTGGAGCATCAGTTTGGGAAGCTTCCAGGACTTCAAATCCGGTTCCAAATCGATTGTCAGCTGGACCGGAATTTCATTGCGGATCTTCATAATATCGATATAATGCCGCATCAATTCGCATTCTTCCTGCAATGTCGCTGTTTCATTAAACTTCATGTAGGCGCGGAGCAAACTCATCAAGGAGTCGATAATGCCGCTGTGAACATAATCCTTCTGCAAAATTAAACTGCATTTGATTGAATTCAGCGTATTGATCAGAAAATGGGGGCGGATTTGCATGAACAACGCCTCAAGTTCCATAACCCTTTTCTGTTCCTGCTCCCGCTCGATATCATGAATCAAGCCTTGAAGCTGGTCCAGCATCGTATTTAATGTACGGCTCAGTTCGGCGATATCATCCCGGCCCTTCACCTCAAGTCTCGCATCCAGATTGCCCATGCCGAATTGGCGAACGACCCGCTGCAGTTTTTGGATCGGCCTATGTAACCTTTTCGCAATAAACATCGAGGATATCGAGAAAATAATGAAAAACAGGATAACACCGCCGATCCCCATATAAAATGTTCTAGAAATTTTACCCGTAAAAGCCTCTTTGCTCGCTTCGTATACCAAAGTCCAATCGGTTTTGTCCAGCGTCATTTCCGAATGAAGGTTGGAGTGGGCATAGGCCGTGTTGGGCGGAGCAAGCTCCGTGCTTCCCGCAATCCTGCTGCCCTTGGCGTCAAAAAGAGCAACTTTGCCAAATTCGACCGGCTTCAGCAGTTTTTCAAAATAAGGCTCCGAGATGCCGATCAAGAGAACCGATAAATATTCTTTTTCATGGTCGTCGTAAATGATTCTGGCGATGTAATATGTTCCTTCTTTTCCAGGTTCATCACGCATCATTCCCAACCATTGCAGCGTTTCCGGCTGATTGAAATTGATTTTTTGATATAAAGCGTCCAAGCTTTTATGCATGGCTGACAGATCATCTTCGCCCGACGGAATAATGAAGCGCTTTCGATTCACAAGATACATGCGCGTATTGTTATTTAACGGTTTGGTGGTAATCAGGGAAAAGACGCCTTTAATCTGCGTAAAATTCGTATAATCATCGTATGTGCGCAGCCTGTCCGTATCCGCAAAGTTCTTCAAATAGGTTCTGAAGCTCGTATCGTTAACGATAAAATGGGAAGCAAACGTAACATCATCGATCGTTTTTCCGATTTCATCAATCATGACATTCAAAAAGTTCTCATTTGTTAATTGAAGCTTTTCTACCATCGTTTCTTTAATCAAAACAAAAGAGATCACCGATACGGTTATGATCGGAACAATGATGAACAATAGGAATGACAGCTGTATTCTCTTGTAGTAAGTCAATTTGAACACCCTAAGCTCAGCCTCTTTCTTGCTGTTATGATATTTATGCCTTCCTATCGTATATCGGCAGATCCTCTTTTGTCATTGACTTTATTCAAATAAATCCGTCTCAGAACTAAAAGAACCTTGCATTTTGCGAGGTGGTCGCTACGGTTACGGATCGTTCTTCCGATCGCTGTTGTCTCCAAATTTCTTGATTTTGTTTTTTATAGGTAGAAATTCGGAGACAAAGGCGAACGCTACCGCTTCTTCAGATCGATTCCGTCCCCTCCGCTACTTTCGCTTTTTTTCAAGCACTAATCATGATGTTGAGCCGCTATATTAGTTGAATAAATGAGTCTGCAATGCAGCTCGGAGAAATGTTCTTCCGATCGCTGTTCTCTCCGAATTTTTATGATTCAAGCGTATTCATGGTAGAAATTCGCTCACAAAGCGTATGCTTACGATGCTAGCTTTCCTACGGAAAGCTTTTAGGCGAACGCAGCTTATGCTTCCGAGGTAGCTTTTTTTCAAAAAGCTTTCAGCTTCTTCAGAATCATTTTCCTTAGGTTCAGTATTCTTACGTGGTTCTTCTTTAGAATATTGAACCCACTTGCTTGATCCTTTATCCTTCTGTTCAGTTCAACTTATTTAGATTCCCGCTCGTACCAGTATCCATGAATTCCTTTTTCCATCCGCATCAAAGCCTCCAGATAGAAATAGTCGCCCCAGATCATATAGTCGTCAGGCGATAAACCTCCGTGGACATAATACGATCCGTGCTTGAGCAGTCCTTCGGCATCATCTTCACCAATTGTGGAATACCGCTCAACCAGACTATTCATGGATTTCACAAGCATCTCTTCGAAATAGCTGCGGTCCGGGTCGCCGGCATCCAGATGGGATATCAATTCGACCAAACCTGCCACCACAATGGCGGAAGCCGAGCTGTCACGATAAGTGTCAGGACCTGCCGGAGCATTGAAATCCCAATACGCCACATGATCTTCCGGCAGATGTTCAAGGAAATAACGGGCAACCCGTTTCGATGTGTTCAGGAATAACGGATTTTTCGTATACCGGTATGAAAGGGCAAAGCCGTACACACCCCACGCTTGTCCTCTCGTCCATGTCGAACCGTTGGAAAAACCTTGATGCGTTGCCCCGCCAATCGGTTCACCCGTTTCAGGATTAAAAAAGAATGTATGGTAAGAGCTATCGTCTCCCCTAACCAGGTAACGCCGGGTTTGCTCCGCTTGCTTGATGGCGGCATACCGGTAGGACGGATCATCCGTTTG
Encoded proteins:
- a CDS encoding glycoside hydrolase family 88 protein produces the protein MRVDWTKAIEDALSKTLKNIDRFGAKFPHVSQNGTYELNDNTDWTNGFWSGMLWLCYEYSQDERYRQAAEATVANFRKRLDNHVVLDHHDIGFLYSLSSKAQWIVTKDEQARKLTLEAADVLLRRWREPGGYIQAWGAKDDPKEAGRIIIDCLLNLPLLYWASEQTDDPSYRYAAIKQAEQTRRYLVRGDDSSYHTFFFNPETGEPIGGATHQGFSNGSTWTRGQAWGVYGFALSYRYTKNPLFLNTSKRVARYFLEHLPEDHVAYWDFNAPAGPDTYRDSSASAIVVAGLVELISHLDAGDPDRSYFEEMLVKSMNSLVERYSTIGEDDAEGLLKHGSYYVHGGLSPDDYMIWGDYFYLEALMRMEKGIHGYWYERESK
- a CDS encoding carbohydrate ABC transporter permease, producing the protein MLFIRKNFTKIITTILMAVLSIFFLIPFIWMLSSAFKFEKDVMRFPIEWIPKSINVVYNFKAVWMGKVPFIHIYMNSIKVAIIVTFVTLLVSTMAAYSFTKLKFRGRNIVFTALLAFMIIPDQATLIPRFMLIRWLGLYDTHVALILMSMFSIYFTFLLRQFMVGISDEFIEAAKIDGAGHLRTFFSVIVPLCRPVLATVAIIKFIWSWNDYQNPLIFLQTKELYTIPLGMTLFRDDYTTNDAIMMMASLSAIIPLLIVFVVLQKQVINGIALGGVKG
- a CDS encoding carbohydrate ABC transporter permease; protein product: MEAAKPSYPTEKLQNPRKFWTPKRKEALVGWLFLAPEIVGMLLLNVFALGFSLYLSFTSWNLLSGMSGIKFAGLENYIHMFQDPTIMKALKNNLLYTVLTVPVPIAIALVLAVIIHNKVFFKDYFKVVFFIPYISSIIAVAAVWSALFHPSLGPINQFLMDIGISNPPKWLVDPKTSLIAIAIISAWAGLGYTIIIYLAGLTNISSELYEAAEIDGATGLTKFFKITVPLLRSTTFFLLITMLIGSFKVFDIISYLTEGGPDNSSTVIVFRIYEEGFVNYNMGYASAISWLLFAIIGIITAATWKMRREDS
- a CDS encoding response regulator transcription factor, translating into MHKVMLIDDDVPMLKVLQQMIEWEALQLNIVGTTYSSAKALHLFKETWPDIVITDIGLPQKNGIELAAAFRSMKPDIRVIFLTCHEDFHYAQQAVKLNADDYLLKDQLTPDQLEQSLNKSILFLQKKSAPMGQKASHYNRELFKQGLIQRVIDGGHPESTVEYAAGIGISWGYPWFMLGVVNLHYSSYETLYVRNNLSLITYAIYNIAVELSAAYEGITPFLDQDNLIVLYNYRLNLADNVCPYFQRYMDELRSRTAQFLKLQLNIVTVNDKMDLRAVGNCYHQIIHHKHGFYEGDDQKVADMQLHMQRVFLPFPHGSLDAYKADLERAVLKNDVHCIHDMIVSIGAKVREKRFEPNEFVQEVTLFLRGVAMMFSGRKADEARYSYLSAARTLEDVLELAERQLVFIAQNKQGNAVSSAQEPKLQQIQQFIDQHLADNITSIDMARYLYLNSSYFSRYFKRLTGVNFTDYVHQYKMTIAAKMMKTSGQTLESLAMGLGYSDRTYFSKVFKKYIGMTPSEYKTKYAVNKYAR
- a CDS encoding sensor histidine kinase; its protein translation is MFKLTYYKRIQLSFLLFIIVPIITVSVISFVLIKETMVEKLQLTNENFLNVMIDEIGKTIDDVTFASHFIVNDTSFRTYLKNFADTDRLRTYDDYTNFTQIKGVFSLITTKPLNNNTRMYLVNRKRFIIPSGEDDLSAMHKSLDALYQKINFNQPETLQWLGMMRDEPGKEGTYYIARIIYDDHEKEYLSVLLIGISEPYFEKLLKPVEFGKVALFDAKGSRIAGSTELAPPNTAYAHSNLHSEMTLDKTDWTLVYEASKEAFTGKISRTFYMGIGGVILFFIIFSISSMFIAKRLHRPIQKLQRVVRQFGMGNLDARLEVKGRDDIAELSRTLNTMLDQLQGLIHDIEREQEQKRVMELEALFMQIRPHFLINTLNSIKCSLILQKDYVHSGIIDSLMSLLRAYMKFNETATLQEECELMRHYIDIMKIRNEIPVQLTIDLEPDLKSWKLPKLMLQPIIENAIVHGFVDHPDAKVWISAHKKDDCIRIEIENNGEGMEEEQLCRLNDLLLNCDREPDPSYQRVGLINIAQRLKLSFGPEATLSLGTNMHNGITARIQIPIHSTRLSLQ